A genomic segment from Enoplosus armatus isolate fEnoArm2 chromosome 12, fEnoArm2.hap1, whole genome shotgun sequence encodes:
- the LOC139294559 gene encoding solute carrier family 22 member 7-like, whose product MKFETILEEIDGFGPFQIAIIILLCAPRIVLPCHFLLNNFIAVVPPHRCDIGSLDDGGLFRNLTPEQRLTVSVPAREDGNPRSCQMFAEPQFQLLANSSNSADLPTVQCPSGWVYDNSTFTSTLATEWDLVCDRKSLTKTTSTIFFLGVMMGAIAFGYLCDKYGRKNTLLASYVMAIVFGFSSAFANSYVLFAVLRFLTGFGLTGISINSIVLSIEWVDTGHRSFIGVIGSLAWSAGNMLLAGFAFLVNDWRTLIMTVTAPLGFAVLTWWWIPESARWLLANGKVEKAQFYLDKCAKFNKRQKLSSKLKLETLSNIEIQEKQDKNYTYLHLIKTPKMRRLTLLTGIVWYGVASTYYGISLNISGFGLNMYLTHFIYAAIEVPAKLMIYCFLNIIGRRKCQAGTLLLTGICIAINIFLPKGLWHVRAVVAIIGKGLSEASFTTIFLYTTELYPTVVRQNGLGYTSFMSRLGVSVAPLILLLEDVWPLLPQIIICSVAVISGLVSLLLPETLNVRLPETIDNIEKPRRNDISSHSVESSGVFLESKSKTETQDGSVLISKDHKQECDNVERLVLIRNDITTSSVQAEHQFTVTGSFSCCFTTS is encoded by the exons ATGAAGTTCGAGACTATCCTGGAGGAAATCGACGGTTTTGGGCCTTTCCAAATCGCCATCATCATCCTGCTGTGCGCCCCTCGAATTGTTCTGCCCTGTCACTTCTTACTGAATAACTTCATCGCTGTGGTGCCTCCTCACCGCTGTGACATCGGCTCCCTGGATGATGGAGGACTCTTCAGAAATTTAACTCCGGAGCAGAGACTGACCGTCAGCGTTCCTGCCCGAGAAGACGGGAACCCGCGATCCTGCCAGATGTTTGCGGAGCCTCAGTTTCAGCTCTTAGCCAACAGCTCCAACAGCGCCGACCTGCCGACAGTTCAGTGTCCGAGTGGATGGGTTTACGACAACTCCACCTTCACTTCCACCCTGGCAACAGAG TGGGACCTGGTCTGTGATAGAAAAAGCCTGACAAAAACCACAAGCACAATCTTCTTTTTAGGAGTGATGATGGGGGCCATAGCTTTTGGATACCTCTGTGATAA GTATGGGAGGAAAAACACTCTTTTGGCCTCATACGTCATGGCCATCGTGTTCGGCTTCTCCAGCGCATTTGCGAACTCCTACGTTCTGTTTGCAGTGCTGAGATTTCTCACTGGGTTCGGACTGACAGGAATCAGCATCAACTCGATAGTTCTCA GCATCGAGTGGGTCGACACAGGTCACAGGTCATTTATCGGTGTGATTGGCAGCCTGGCCTGGTCTGCAGGTAACATGCTGCTGGCTGGGTTTGCCTTCCTGGTAAATGACTGGCGGACGCTGATCATGACTGTTACAGCCCCGCTAGGATTTGCAGTTTTGACCTGGTG GTGGATTCCTGAATCTGCCCGATGGCTTTTAGCGAACGGTAAAGTGGAAAAGGCTCAATTTTACCTCGACAAATGTGCCAAGttcaacaaaagacaaaagctgtCGTCCAAATTAAAACTGGAG ACACTCTCCAACATAGAAATCCAggaaaaacaggacaaaaactACACTTACCTTCACCTGATAAAGACCCCGAAGATGAGACGTTTAACTCTGCTCACTGGGATTGTGTG GTATGGAGTTGCCTCGACATATTATGGTATCAGCTTGAACATCAGTGGATTTGGCTTAAACATGTACCTCACGCACTTCATCTATGCAGCCATCGAAGTCCCTGCTAAGCTGATGATCTACTGCTTTCTCAACATCATTGGACGGAGAAAATGCCAAGCTGGAACACTGTTACTGACAGGAATCTGCATCGCCATAAACATCTTTCTTCCCAAAG GTCTGTGGCATGTGCGTGCTGTTGTCGCCATTATTGGAAAAGGCCTATCAGAAGCTTCCTTCACAACTATATTCCTCTACACAACAGAGCTTTACCCCACAGTCGTCAG ACAAAATGGCTTGGGCTACACCAGCTTCATGAGTCGTCTGGGAGTATCAGTGGCTCCGctcatcctgctgctggaggacgTGTGGCCTCTTCTCCCTCAGATCATCATCTGCTCTGTGGCCGTCATTTCTGGCctggtgtctctgctgcttccagAGACGCTGAATGTGAGGCTGCCAGAGACAATTGACAACATTGAAAAGCCGAG aAGAAATGACATCTCCTCTCACTCTGTGGAGTCTTCAGGTGTTTTCCTGGAAtcaaagagcaaaacagagacTCAGGA TGGAA GTGTTTTGATTTCCAAGGACCACAAACAAGAGTGTGACAATGTGGAGAGACTTGTGCTCATCAGAAATGACATTACCACATCATCAGTTCAGGCTGAGCACCAGTTCACAGTCACTGgctccttcagctgctgctttACCACCAGCTGA